The region CTGGCAGTTGCCCGCAGCCAGCGTCGACATCGGCGAGAAGCCCGACTTCGGGTTCACCACCGACGAGGAGCGGAAGCGGCACGGACAGCTGCTCGGCGAGCTGAAGAACTTCATGAACATGGTGAAGGGCTACGGCGACCCGATGATGTACCCGATCTACCGCAACCTGTCGTCGTTCTCGCACACCACGGACCTCACCGCCGGCGTCTACCTCCAGCAGGCCGCCGACGGGCGCCTCATCGTGCACCAGGAGGCGCACACCGATCGACTCGCAGACCTGTGCTGGATGCCGATCCCCTTGCTGCAGGCGGCCAGCGTGATCAGTCCGATGATCACGGGGGACCCCATGAAGAAGCTGGTCACCGAGGCGTGCCGAGACCTGGGGCTGCCCGAGAACCTGCTTCCGCGGCGTCCGTAGGCGCAGTGCGATAGCGCAGACGGCAGCGGCAGTTCAGGGTCAGGGAGCGGAGGCGAGCGGGTCACCGGGGAACCGCACCGGCCAGCCCCTTCATCTCGAAGGGCTGGTTCACGGGCATCGTGACGCCCTCCGCCGCAGCGTGTGCGGGACAGACACGGTCGTTGCGGCGGGTCTGCCACGTACGCTCGATGTCCGGGTCGGCAGCCGCCACGGCGTCGACCGCCGTTCACGGTGGCATCTGAGCCCGCTCCAAGGCCATGGTCACTTCTGCAGACGCTCCGTTGCGAAGCGGGCAGGTGCGCGTGGTCGCGATTGACATGTGCACCGCGTTCAAGGCTGCCGTCCGCGACTCGCTGCCACATGCCACGCTCTTGGTGGGCCGATTCCACGTCGCCCAACTGGCCAACACCGCGCTTGATGAGGATCCTTGAAAACGGGTCTGGTCGGAATTTCGTGATGGTTACGGAGGCTGGCTCTATTCCCCTGGGGTCCATGGCGGGTAGGGGGTGATGTCGGCGGTCCACTCAGTCGAGGCTGTCAGCAGGGCCTCGGGCGTCATCCGGCACACGACCGTGAACGGGTCGCCTGCGCGATTCCGCTTCCGCCAGGGCGGCGAGAACTCAAGGTCCAAGCGGATCTGAAGAGCGATCTGATATGCATCGGCCCGGGTAGCCGCGAAGGCCAAGTTCGGCTCGATGAACTCAAGGCTGTCATCCGCCTGTTGGCCACCATCGGGCGAGCGAGCGAAGTCGCGAAGCCAGTTAGCCAACGCGATCGCATCCTCTGGAGTCAGAGCCTGCCAACGGAAGGTCCACGCTCCCTGCGGGCAATTCGCAGTACCTTCGACGATCAGCCAGCTCCGACGTTTCCCCATGTGAGCAGCGTCTGGGAACTGGTAGTCCGTCACCCTCAGCTCAATGCCGTGCCCGTCACTGTCGATCAACCGCATTGCCCCAGCATGTCACTCGCGCGGTTCCCTCTCTCAGAATTGATCGCTCGGCTGGAGCATGGACGACGCGCCCACAACGGTCACGATCGCAGCAGGACGCGGGTGCGCAGGAGCCGGAATGATCCCCGGCCGTACATCTGCCGCTTGATCGTCTTAAACGGTTGACGTGGCCTTCGACGACGCCGGAACTGTAGGCGAGTGTCATGCCCGCGAGGACGGCATCCCAGTCCTGGCGCAGGAATCCGGCGAAGCCCCGTACCGGAGCGGGCCCGTTGGTCTCGGCCTCGCGGATCCAGGCGGCCAGGAGGTGGCCGCGGCGGTCGCGAACCAGGCCGGTGAAGACTCGGGCCAGGTCGCAGGCGGTGGCGATGTCGGGGCAGGCGATGCGGGCCTCGTCGAGTTGGGACTGCTCGTCGTCGCTGAGGGTGTCGCGTGGGCGCATGATCCAGGAGGTGATCTTGCGCGGGCTGGGGATCGGCCGGGAGGCTTCGGTGGCTGCGGTGCCGCCCCGCAGGCTGCGGACGTAGAGGCGTACGGCCTGGTGGTTGCCGCGGAAGCCGTGTTCGCGGATCTCCCGGTAGATCTGGGTCGCGTTGGTGCAGCCGTCGGTGAAACGCTGCTGGATGTACGGACGGTAGGGGTCGATCTGGCGAGGGCGGCGGTCCCGGGCCGAGGCGATCAGCATGTCAAGGTCGTTGCTCAGGTAGCGGCGGACGGTCTTGCGGTCCAGTCCGAACCGGCGGGCGATGGCGCTGATCGTCCACGTCGCCTCCCGCAGCCGGTGGATCTCCGCATACCGTTCGCTGACCCGTTGCATGAGCGGGGTCGCGGGGATGTTGTCGAGCGGCGGCGTCAGCGGCAACAGCGTCGTGGGTGGCGCGATCGCCGGGGTGGGTGCGTCCACGTCGTCCAGGGCGTATTTGTGCAGGCAGGCGCGGTGCTGGTGGCAGGTCTTCTCGACCGCTGCCGACAGATTCTGAAGCAAGTGCCAGCGATCGGCCACCTCGGTCGCGTCCGGTGCGGCCTCCTTGATCGCGCGGCTGTAGCCGCTGTCGCGGTCCCGGCAGACGATCTCGGCGCCAGGGTGTGCGGTGAGCCAGGCGGCGAGCGTCTCGCTGGTGCGGTCGGCCAGGAGGTCGACCGGGGTGGATCTCTCGACGTCGACCAGGATGGTCCCGTAGGTGCGCGAGCGGCGGAAGGCGAAGTCGTCGACACCCAGCACCCGCGGACTGCGGGCGGGAACCTCGGGCGCGTGCAGCTGGCCGAGCAGCCGGGCCCGGCCGGTGGGCACGGCCAGCGAGTTGCACAGCCGCATGCCCGGACGGCCGCCCGCCACGAGTGCAACGGACCGCCACAACGCCTTCACGCTAGGCCCGGCACGGGCATAACGCGTGGTCAGACCCTCGACCTGCTCCACGAACGTGCGTCGCCCGCAAGCGGGTGCGTTGCAGAAGAACCGCCGGACCTCCAGCTTCACCACCACCCGGCGCCCGCCGGCGGGATACTCGGCGAGCCGTCGCCCATAACGGCTGTGCACCCGACGCGAGGGAGTCGCGCAGCTCGGGCATCTCAACTCCAGTACGGCGCTATGGGCTTCGGCCACAACGACCCCGTCCACCTCGGTCAACCGGTCCAGCACCATCCCCGCGGCGTTCGGGAACAGTGCGTCCTTCAACGCCGACAGATCCCCCATGACCAGGACATTCCCACCGTCAAACACGGGACGTCGAATACACGATCGTGACCGTCACGAAATTCCGCCCAGACCCTTGAAAACGGCCAGGCATGCTCGTCGCCCCATTCGGTCCGGCGTTCAACGTAGTGGGGAGCTTCCCGAGCGCCGGGCGCGTTGTCGGCCGGGGGCTACTCGGGGAAAGTGCGACAGGTGGGGCGGCGCGGGCTGGTGGGGCTTCAGAACGGTCGATCGGTTGTACCCAGGACGACGAGTTCGGTGCTGTCCAGCACCTTCCCGAACGCCTGCGGCTCGCGGCGTACGTGGAAGTAGTCCCACTGCGCGCGGAGGATCACCGGGTCCGGGTGGCCGAGCGCGCACAGCACGTCCCAGTGCAGGGCCTGGGCCCAGACGTAGCCCGGTTCGCCGTCAACGTCCATGTCCTCGACGTCGATCGGAGTGTCCGCGAGCGCACAGGCCAAGCGGTGGCTGTCCACGGGGCCGGCCGCGAAGTCCAGGAACGCGGCGGGGTCGGCATCCTCGGGTGTGCCGTCGGCGATCTCCTCATCCCAGTGTGGCCGCGAGTCGTAGCGGTGGGCGCGTACTCCCTCCCGCCAGACCTCCAACTCCAATCGGTCGCCGTCGTACTGGAAGGCGGCCAGCACCGGGGCGCCCAGCTCGGCGCTGATCGGCCCGGCGAGTGTGAAGACACCATTGTCGTCGACGGACCGGTCCGGATGGACGAGGCAGAATCTCGGCCCGGCCGGGGTCGCGTAGCCAGCCGCGCAGACCTCGCGCAGGACGGGGGCCGCCTGTCCGAGGGGCATGCGGATCAGCATCGTGCCGTACGAGGCCACGGCCTCACCTCCTGGGATGCGGTGACCTTACGTGGCGGTCCAGCCGCCATGCAAAAAAATACGTCCACGCCGGACCCGCGCCCGGCCGATGACCTCTCCCCGACTCCCGGCGGCGCGACTGGACGGTGCACTAGGGCCTGTGTGATGTCGTGATCAACCAGTTGCCTTCAGGAGGTCGTTGATCCAGATCATCGAGGCACGCAGGTGGAGGCCGGCAAGATAGCTCCCGGGTGTCTTGTCGTAGCGAGTCGCGATACCCCGCCAGGCCTTCAGCTTGTTGATCAGGCGCTCGACACTGTTCCGCTCTTTGTAGAGATCGGCGTCATGGCGTGTGGGGCGGCCGCCTCGGCTGCCTTTCTTCTTCCGGTTGGCGGCCTGGTCCTTCTTCTCTGGGATGACTGCCTTGATGTTGCGTTTGCGCAGGTAAGAGCGGTTACCGCGGGAGGAATAGGCCTTATCCGCGGCGACGGCGTCGGGCCGGGTCCGGGGCCGGCCGACGGGAAGACGGATGCGCACCTTCTGCAGCACGGGGACGAACTGCGGGCTGTCGGCGGCCTGTCCTGCGGTCAGGACGAGAGACAGCGGACGGCACTTGCGGTCTGCGGCGAGATGAATCTTGCTCGTCAGTCCACCACGGGATCTGCCGAGCAGGGCCTGGCTCAAGCGGAGCTTGCGCCGTCGCCTGATATGCCGCCGCTCTTCCCGACCGGGGTTGTCACTGCCGTGCTGTCCGTTCTGTTCTTGCCGGCCGCCCCCTTTTGCCGGGCCCGCTCCTGCTCGATGGCGGCCTCTTCAAGGGCGTCCAGGACCTCCTTGCCGATGCGCATCCCGGCTGCGTCGTGGTGGGCGCGGGCCGTGGTGGAGTCCACGCTGACCAGGGACAAGTCCGTCCGTCCCTGGCGGGCGGCCTCGGCGATCAGGCCTTCGAGCAGCGCGGTGAAGACGCCGGTGTCCCTCCACACCCGAAAGCGGCCGTAGACAGTCGGCCACGGGCCGAACTCGCCGGGCATCTCCCGCCACTGGCTGCTGGTACGGAACCGCCAGATCACCCCCTCGAACTGATCCCGCAGCCGTGCGGGGTACGGCCCGTACTCGCCTATCGGCAGGAACGGCTCGATCAACTTCCACTGCTCGTCGGTGAGTTGCCTGCGTGTCACGATCGTCTTCCTACCGGATCCCCCTTCCCGAGGAACCCGGATCGGCAAGATTGATCACGACACCACACAGGCCCTAGTAGGGCTTGGTCAGGTCTGTATTGGTGCTGGTATGTCGCGGTGGCAGGTCGGGCAGGCGCCGGTCCAGACCGCGAGCAGTGTCTGTAGCTCGCGGACGACCTGGTAGAGGCTCAGGCCGACGCCGTGTCTTTTGGGGCCCGGGCCAGTCGTTGCAGAGTGCAGAAGGCATGTGCGACAGAGACAAGGGTGACGTGGTGGTGCCAGCCGCCCCAGGTCCGGCCCTCGAAATGGGCCAGGCCCAGGGCCTGCTTCATCTCCCGGTAGTCGTGCTCGATGCGCCAGCGGAGCTTGGCGAGCCGGACCAGCGTGGTCAGAGGCATGCCGGAGGGCAGGTCGGACAGCCAGAACTGCACCGGCTCGCTCTCACCGGCAGGCCATTCGGCCAACAGCCAGCACTCTGGCAGCTCCGGGCCGTTGGTGGCCTGCCGAACCTCGCGTCCGGCAGGCCGGATGCGCAAGGCCACGAAGCGGGAGTACATCCGCTTGCGGCCGGAGCGGCCGGTGCCAGGCCGGGAGCCTTCACGCCACTGCACCGGCCGAGCTGCCTTCCGCCCCGCCGCGATGACCAACTCCTTCACCGACCGTGGCTTGTCGGGATACTTGGCCACCGGCGGGCGTCCGGTCCCGGAGTACGGCTCGGCCACCGGCACCGCGTCGGCGGGCTGAGCCGACAGCGTGGTGGAGATCCCCACCACGTAATTCAGGCCGCGGGCCTGCAGTCCGTGGCGGAACGCGGCAGCGTCGCCGTATCCGGCGTCCGCGACGGCCAGCGGCACCTCGATCCCCCACGAGCGGGTCTCGTCGAGCATGTCCAGGGCCAGCTGCCACTTCTCCACATGCCCGACATCGTCCGGGATGCCGCAGGCGGTGCGGCGGGCGATCTTGTCCGCATCGGCCTTCGGTGAGGCGGGATCCCAGGTCCGGGGCAGGAACAGCCGCCAGTTGACCGCCGCCGAGGCGGTCTCGGACGCGAGGTGGACCGAGACGCCGACCTGGCAGTTGGTGACCTTGCCCGCGGTGCCGGTGTACTGCCGCGACACGCATGCCGAGGCAGTCCCGTCCTTGAGGAACCCGGTGTCGTCGAAGACCAGGGCTTCCGGCCCGATCACCTTCTCCATCCGCCAGGCGAGCTGGGCCCGGATATGTGCCGGGTCCCAGGGGCTGGTGGTGATGAAGTTGGCCAGTGCCTGACGATTGCCGTCCTCCCCGAGCCGGGCGGCCATCGGCTCGACCGACTTACGCTGCCCGTCGGTCAGCAGCCCCCGCAGATAAACCTGCCCCCACCGGCGCTGATCCTTGCGCGCGAACGGCTCGAACACCTCCGCCGCGAACGCCTCCAACTCACCACGCACCACAGCAATCTCGTCCGGAGTCACACACTCTCAACGCCACACCGGGCCGACAGGACACGCACCACCACAACCGACCTGACCAAGCCCTACTAGTGTCCTGCGCCAGTAGTTGATCGTTAGTAGTTGCGTGACTTCTGCTGCTGGTGCGTCAGTTCCTCGTCGGGGCCCGAAGCTGGAACCGTTACTGCTGTCTGATGATGAGCGGGCGTTGTTGGAACGGTGGACGCGTCGGGCGACATCGGCCCAGGCCCTGGCCC is a window of Streptomyces mirabilis DNA encoding:
- a CDS encoding WapI family immunity protein, whose product is MRLIDSDGHGIELRVTDYQFPDAAHMGKRRSWLIVEGTANCPQGAWTFRWQALTPEDAIALANWLRDFARSPDGGQQADDSLEFIEPNLAFAATRADAYQIALQIRLDLEFSPPWRKRNRAGDPFTVVCRMTPEALLTASTEWTADITPYPPWTPGE
- a CDS encoding transposase, which codes for MVTSADAPLRSGQVRVVAIDMCTAFKAAVRDSLPHATLLVGRFHVAQLANTALDEDP
- a CDS encoding ISL3 family transposase, which gives rise to MGDLSALKDALFPNAAGMVLDRLTEVDGVVVAEAHSAVLELRCPSCATPSRRVHSRYGRRLAEYPAGGRRVVVKLEVRRFFCNAPACGRRTFVEQVEGLTTRYARAGPSVKALWRSVALVAGGRPGMRLCNSLAVPTGRARLLGQLHAPEVPARSPRVLGVDDFAFRRSRTYGTILVDVERSTPVDLLADRTSETLAAWLTAHPGAEIVCRDRDSGYSRAIKEAAPDATEVADRWHLLQNLSAAVEKTCHQHRACLHKYALDDVDAPTPAIAPPTTLLPLTPPLDNIPATPLMQRVSERYAEIHRLREATWTISAIARRFGLDRKTVRRYLSNDLDMLIASARDRRPRQIDPYRPYIQQRFTDGCTNATQIYREIREHGFRGNHQAVRLYVRSLRGGTAATEASRPIPSPRKITSWIMRPRDTLSDDEQSQLDEARIACPDIATACDLARVFTGLVRDRRGHLLAAWIREAETNGPAPVRGFAGFLRQDWDAVLAGMTLAYSSGVVEGHVNRLRRSSGRCTAGDHSGSCAPASCCDRDRCGRVVHAPAERSILREGTARVTCWGNAVDRQ
- a CDS encoding IS701 family transposase → MTPDEIAVVRGELEAFAAEVFEPFARKDQRRWGQVYLRGLLTDGQRKSVEPMAARLGEDGNRQALANFITTSPWDPAHIRAQLAWRMEKVIGPEALVFDDTGFLKDGTASACVSRQYTGTAGKVTNCQVGVSVHLASETASAAVNWRLFLPRTWDPASPKADADKIARRTACGIPDDVGHVEKWQLALDMLDETRSWGIEVPLAVADAGYGDAAAFRHGLQARGLNYVVGISTTLSAQPADAVPVAEPYSGTGRPPVAKYPDKPRSVKELVIAAGRKAARPVQWREGSRPGTGRSGRKRMYSRFVALRIRPAGREVRQATNGPELPECWLLAEWPAGESEPVQFWLSDLPSGMPLTTLVRLAKLRWRIEHDYREMKQALGLAHFEGRTWGGWHHHVTLVSVAHAFCTLQRLARAPKDTASA
- a CDS encoding DUF5677 domain-containing protein: MPKLIDGANDALNVQALTSSEHHVVFPTLAGWWRFANRTAEAMMTLFEQGYTVEVAPLMRNLIGHAYAMHWLADNGEPAVFALAEASWKSKKNLLDNLVEVNWQLPAASVDIGEKPDFGFTTDEERKRHGQLLGELKNFMNMVKGYGDPMMYPIYRNLSSFSHTTDLTAGVYLQQAADGRLIVHQEAHTDRLADLCWMPIPLLQAASVISPMITGDPMKKLVTEACRDLGLPENLLPRRP